The segment GCCCACGCCGATGATGGGGTAGTTGGAACCCAGGGCCGCGCGCAGCAGGCGGATCACGCGGTTGCTGGCCTCGAAGACCGGGCGGCCCGAGAGCCCGCCGGTTTCACCCGCATGGGCCAGGCCTTGCACGGCCTCGCGCGAGATGGTGGTGTTGGTGGCGATCACGCCGTCAATGCCGTTCTTCTGCAGGGTCTGGGCGATCACGGCCACCTGTTCCTCGTCCAGGTCCGGCGCGATCTTCACGAACATGGGCACCTGGCGACCGCTGGCCTGCTGCAACTCCAGCTTGCGGGCCTGCAGGCGCGAGAGCAGGGCGTCCAGGGCCTCGTCGCTCTGCAGGGCGCGCAGGTTCTTGGTGTTGGGGCTGGAGATATTGACCGTGATGTAGTCGGCGTGCGGGAACACGCCCTCCAGGCCGATCAGGTAATCGTCCACCGCGTTCTCGATGGGCGTGGCGGCGTTCTTGCCGATGTTCAGGCCCAGCAGACCGCCGGCGGCGCGGAAGGAGTGGGCGCGCTTCACATTGGCGATGAATTGGCCTAAGCCCTCGTTGTTGAAGCCCAGGCGGTTGATCAGGGCCTCTTTCTCGGGAATGCGGAACATGCGCGGCTTGTCATTGCCGGGCTGGCCCTTTGGGGTGACCGTGCCCACCTCGATGAAGCCGAAACCCATGGCGCCCAGGCCGTCGATGCAGCGGCCGTTCTTGTCCAGACCGGCGGCCAGGCCGATGCGGTTGGGGAAGCGCAGGCCTGCCACCGTCACCGGATCGGCGATGTGGGTCTGGGCCCAGAGGCACTGGGCCGGCGTGTTCTGCAGCCGGGCGATGGCGCCCAGGGTCAGCTCATGCGCATGCTCGGGGTCCAGGCCGAAGAGGAAGGGACGGGTGAGGGCGTAGGGGACGAGAGACATGGGGGCGGATTGTCTCATCGCGCCCCGCTCTGCCCGCGCGGCTCGCTAGAGGCGTCGCCTCAGGGCGCCGGATCCCGGTCCCAGGGCGGGATCTCGCCCATCTTCTCCAGCATGAAGTCGATCAGGGCCCGCACCTTGGGGCTGGGTTGGCGGTGGGGCAGGTAGACGGCGTAGAGCGTGTCCGCATCGGCC is part of the Shinella sp. XGS7 genome and harbors:
- a CDS encoding quinone-dependent dihydroorotate dehydrogenase, whose amino-acid sequence is MSLVPYALTRPFLFGLDPEHAHELTLGAIARLQNTPAQCLWAQTHIADPVTVAGLRFPNRIGLAAGLDKNGRCIDGLGAMGFGFIEVGTVTPKGQPGNDKPRMFRIPEKEALINRLGFNNEGLGQFIANVKRAHSFRAAGGLLGLNIGKNAATPIENAVDDYLIGLEGVFPHADYITVNISSPNTKNLRALQSDEALDALLSRLQARKLELQQASGRQVPMFVKIAPDLDEEQVAVIAQTLQKNGIDGVIATNTTISREAVQGLAHAGETGGLSGRPVFEASNRVIRLLRAALGSNYPIIGVGGVLSGEDARAKIAAGADLVQIYTGLIYKGPALVADCARALSRP